One stretch of Miscanthus floridulus cultivar M001 chromosome 18, ASM1932011v1, whole genome shotgun sequence DNA includes these proteins:
- the LOC136521444 gene encoding uncharacterized protein: MAYIKDIPTLKGDSYIEWKKKIDLAFILAEVDWVVTTLCPKEPVAPVRETDETDVAWQNRERDFAPVKMSFDLEHRKWVTANKKYLAVIKNTIEPAIVGSIPDCDTVTEYLERIKSQFTGSSKTYATQLIKQLVTERYSGDGSGIREHILRMSNLASKLKPMDLALKDEFLIHLIFTSLPKEFDTFVVNYNIHPQK; the protein is encoded by the coding sequence ATGGCTTATATCAAAGATATCCCAACTCTCAAAGGGGATAGCtacattgaatggaagaaaaagatcgacctgGCCTTTATTTTGGCTGAGGttgactgggtagtcaccacgcTGTGTCctaaagaacctgtggcaccggtgagggagactgaTGAGACTGATgttgcatggcagaacagagagcgggactttgctcctgtaaagatgtcttttgacctcgaacatagaaagtgggtcacagccaataagaaatatttggctgtgataaagaatacaattgagcctgcaatagtgggctcaattccagactgtgacacggtcacagagtacctagaaagaataaagagtcagttcactggctcttcaaagacatatgcaacccagctgatcaagcaactggtgacagaaaggtactctggtgacggcagtggcattagagagcacatactgagaatgagcaatttggcatctaagctcaaaccaatggatttggcactcaaggatgagtttcttattcatttgatttttacttctttgcctaaagaatttgacacttttgttgttaattacaacatacatccCCAGAAATAG
- the LOC136523572 gene encoding UDP-glucuronate 4-epimerase 1-like: MTATYLSVHSFVDTSSHYFTASWGGLHWERQIRASRSPRRPPGSAEGVGLSVIVTGAAGFVGTHCLLALCKRGDGIVGINNFNSYYDPSLKKAHRALLGSHGVFVVEGDINDGCLLAKLFDIVPFTHVFHLVAHAGMRYATENPALYVHSNITGLVSLLEACKDADPQPAVVWASSSIYGLNDHVPPHSRTTARLRLRLWPRLCSPHA; this comes from the coding sequence ATGACGGCCACGTACCTGAGCGTCCACTCCTTTGTCGACACATCCTCCCACTACTTCACGGCGTCCTGGGGCGGGCTGCACTGGGAGCGCCAGATCCGAGCGTCAAGGTCGCCGCGGCGGCCCCCCGGGTCCGCGGAGGGAGTTGGGCTGTCCGTGATCGTCACGGGCGCCGCCGGCTTCGTGGGCACGCATTGCTTGCTGGCGCTCTGCAAGCGCGGCGATGGCATCGTGGGCATCAACAACTTCAACTCCTACTATGACCCATCCCTTAAGAAGGCCCACCGCGCACTGTTGGGCTCCCATGGCGTGTTCGTCGTGGAGGGCGACATCAACGATGGCTGCCTCCTGGCCAAGCTCTTCGACATTGTGCCCTTCACCCACGTGTTCCACCTCGTGGCGCACGCCGGCATGCGCTACGCCACGGAGAACCCAGCGTTGTACGTGCACTCCAACATCACCGGCCTCGTCTCCCTCCTCGAGGCCTGCAAGGACGCCGACCCGCAACCGGCCGTCGTGTGGGCGTCCTCCTCTATCTACGGACTCAACGACCACGTCCCCCCGCACTCGCGCACCACGGcgaggctccggctccggctttgGCCACGGCTGTGTTCGCCCCACGCCTAG